GCAGGAATAACGATATGGGACGGGGCTTCCCCTGCCAGTTGAATGATATATTCACCGAGGTCACTTTCAATCGTCTCAATGTCTGCCGCTTCCAGTGCCTGATTTAGATGCAGCTCCTCCGACACCATCGACTTCGATTTGACGACGGAGCGGGCCTGACTGTGTGCAGCAATATCCAATGTAATTTGTACGGCATCGGCGGCTGTATCGGCAAAATGGATATGCACCCCGTTGGCACGGGCATTTTCCACGAATAGATTTAAGTAATAGTCCAGATGGGCAATGGTATGCAGTCGGATTTGACGTCCCCGCTCACGCCATTCCTCCCAATGTCCGTGCTGCGTTGAAGCCACTTGCTTGCCGTTGCGCAGCCGCTCGGTGGTAAAACGAACAGCCTTGCGCAGAAAATCGTCGTTCAGGGCCAGCTCCGCACGTTTTCGGACCTTTTGATTCATAGAATGTGAATGTACAGCGGTCATGCGTGCTTCACCCCTTCATACAGCAGCTCAGCCAGATGCATCACCCGAACCGGCTCCTCCCGATACCGGAGATTTCCGGCAATGTTCATCAAGCACGCCATATCCAGTCCGACCAACACCTCGGCTTCCGTTTCCCTGATATGGTCCACCTTTTCCGTTACCATTGCGCCTGAAATATCCGGCATTTTGACCGCAAAAGTGCCCCCAAAGCCACAGCAATCCTCGGCAAAAGGGAGCGGTACCAATTGCAGGCCCTTCACACTGCCAAGCAGTTGCATCGGCTCATCTTTTACGCCTAGCAAGCGTGTGCCATGGCAAGACGGATGGTAGGTTACCGTATGCGGAAAAGACGCGCCCACATCGGTCACACCAAGCACCTGTACCATAAATTGCGTAAATTCATACGTCTTTTGCTCCAGCCTGCGTGCCGAGTCCAGCCATTCGGGCTCATCCTTGAACAGCTCAGGGTAATGGTGAATCATGTATGTGCAGGAACCGGAGGGAGATACGACAAAATCGCTGTCATCAAATGCTTTCAAAATCGTTTTGGCTGCTGCTCGCGTTTCATCCCAATAGCCGCTGTTATAGGACGGCTGTCCGCAGCATGTCTGTACCTTTGGAAAATCCAGCTGGACACCATATCTGGCAAGCAAGCGTGCCATCGCTTCCCCTACCTTGGGATAAATCGCATCACTCAGGCAGGTAATAAATAAAGATACCTTCATACGAGACACCCCTTCCGTGCATGGAATAGCTATTACTTTATATATAAACTGAGCTGGAAAGCTACATATGGCGCCACTGCGCAGTCGGATGGTGCTTCCCATCGCCACCGCCCCCGGATTTCTTGAATAAAGCCTTTCATCAGGGTAAAAATCCGGGGAAGTGATGCTTCCGAAGCGAGCTTTCCTACGGAAAGCTTTTAAAGCGACCGCTCACGCTTCTACAGCACCATTCCGCCTGCTCCGTTTTGATGTGAATTTTTCGAGTTCAGCTTATATGAAAAGTAAACGCTTTCTAATCATCTTGAATGCTGTATCTTTTCCTGTTGAGCTGTCTTAGTTAGTCTAACGTCACTATGTTTGAACCGATATCTACTTACTATCTAAAAATCTACTTATGGAGAATACCAGCGGAGCGGCTCAATTGAATCTGGAGAAGCGTCAGCGTTCGCCTAAAGCTTTCCAGAGGAAAGCTCTCTACGTAAGCATAAGCTTGCAGTGGGATTCTCACCTATACGTGTTTTACATCATCAAAGAATCCCACTGCAACAGCGATCGTAAGATCAAATGAAATGCGGAGCAACACCCTCCACCTCGGCATTTTTAAATTTACACAACCGTAACCGGAATTGACAGCTCCGCAAGTTGACTGTGAATCGGGTCCGACAACCGCGAATCCGTGATGATTTCGGACACTTGCGACAGGTTCACAACATGCGTAAACGCCTGCTGTCCAAATTTGCTCGCATCTGCCAGTAAAATCACACGGTCTGCGATGCTGACCATTTTCTGCTTCAGACGAGCTTGCAGCTCATTCGACTCACTAATGCCACGATCCAGATGAACCCCCTGGCTGGAAAAAAACAGCTTATCCACATAATAGGTTTCCAATGAACGCTCCGCGAGCGGGCCTACGAACGACAGCGAGCGTTGAAGCAACTGACCGCCTGTGGAAATAACCTCGATTTTTTCCTTACCCGCCAGCTCTGTAGCTACCCGAATTGAATTCGTTAATATGGTCAGCGGAATATCCGGCAGACTTGACGCCATATACCAGGCGGTCGTACTGGCATCCAGCAAAATACGATCATGCGGCTCAATCAGCTTGACCGCTTCCTCGGCAATCCGGCGCTTTTCCTCTGCATTCATAATTTCCCGCACTGCATAGGGGGTTTCAGGCTGCTCGTTTTTGACGCTGACCGCTCCCCCATGCGAACGACGCAATCGTCCCGCCTGCTCCAGACGGTCCAGATCGCGGCGGATCGTTTCCTCCGTTACTTTGCACAGCTCACTCAATTCCGACACCCGTATGCTTCCTTTTTCATTCACGAGCTGTACAATCATTTCATATCTTTCTGCGACCAGCATGGCAATCTCACTCCACATCTTTAATGTACAAAAAGTCTCGCCACCTGCCGGAATCGTCCGTAGGCATCCTCCCACGCCTCTGAATCGGCAGGCTCATAAACCTCCACGGCAATAGAATCCGCGATGACCCGGCGTGCTTCCCATATATCGGCGAACTTTCCCTGTGCTATCCATTGTACCGCAAGATTGCCGATTGCGCTT
This DNA window, taken from Paenibacillus kribbensis, encodes the following:
- a CDS encoding (Fe-S)-binding protein, which encodes MKVSLFITCLSDAIYPKVGEAMARLLARYGVQLDFPKVQTCCGQPSYNSGYWDETRAAAKTILKAFDDSDFVVSPSGSCTYMIHHYPELFKDEPEWLDSARRLEQKTYEFTQFMVQVLGVTDVGASFPHTVTYHPSCHGTRLLGVKDEPMQLLGSVKGLQLVPLPFAEDCCGFGGTFAVKMPDISGAMVTEKVDHIRETEAEVLVGLDMACLMNIAGNLRYREEPVRVMHLAELLYEGVKHA
- a CDS encoding DeoR/GlpR family DNA-binding transcription regulator, which produces MLVAERYEMIVQLVNEKGSIRVSELSELCKVTEETIRRDLDRLEQAGRLRRSHGGAVSVKNEQPETPYAVREIMNAEEKRRIAEEAVKLIEPHDRILLDASTTAWYMASSLPDIPLTILTNSIRVATELAGKEKIEVISTGGQLLQRSLSFVGPLAERSLETYYVDKLFFSSQGVHLDRGISESNELQARLKQKMVSIADRVILLADASKFGQQAFTHVVNLSQVSEIITDSRLSDPIHSQLAELSIPVTVV